Proteins from a single region of Mytilus trossulus isolate FHL-02 chromosome 2, PNRI_Mtr1.1.1.hap1, whole genome shotgun sequence:
- the LOC134705762 gene encoding uncharacterized protein LOC134705762 translates to MYHSHKFIGLVDETKRIQLKRFNKRNQIRHNTRQHFPVVPKSYGSRKKHPQTYYTHSSYSIDECIITEDSAVELSPYTHTSSVHRQSSCILCYEVASPKSYKYNKDNKKKREIRRSDQKSLLLTKELSSPSRLNSHQVNQSRTHSVPTTAIDQLTRMDYVFVLIPKQETHPVNLRMQFGSNYTECPCKPRAFIINVTQRLEKHVSISDWWRGNDVHKWELCACITFCKDKSEGFQTEHHDRYKVCLNMVSKNNVCKILTLFDNCQESISEIVQRAINYIDMLSGSDFIEKEQDLKQTSKDQNFKILNMFLKVDVKTHSISAQSLFMDIFQSTVLETGILLNKSLTLSEECEICYDLISHERKPGTMLEACKHMYCNDCWTEYIKHRMQLASVNISCPGHGCQEIVPDSVLLIFSNITDVIFLKRRRHELFLTSTGQTKWCPNRKCNQVITVENTDEATSIACQCGIKICFKCFKNAHWPLSCEYLPIYQKRLKQGLCSNMNVPQIPEKKENRKQNCPECNILIEKEGFGIYMTCICGTVFCWGCLNTYTKHTFSKRCTENPKNDTSNSKFYSKYISCNQTRSLVKENFLYFKMALSHRSVSKDRQNQLKIKSNVRQILNQSKNIPQKRCSLYLNMISRFEVADDRTISSRKHKVEEKIAGALWELSNVFTDFHHIAEYSFILLEELSQCSLHKPIIHVPTHINQLSLFAENIALLVRTSDDLIDYRLLIESLLTLEKQCQNEMRQFIQVINKLK, encoded by the coding sequence ATGTATCATAGTCATAAATTTATAGGATTAGTGGACGAAACCAAACGCATACAATTGAAAAGATTTAACAAACGTAATCAGATCAGACACAATACAAGACAGCACTTTCCTGTTGTTCCTAAAAGTTATGGATCACGTAAAAAACATCCTCAGACTTATTATACACACTCCAGTTATTCTATTGATGAATGTATAATAACAGAAGACAGTGCAGTGGAATTGTCTCCATACACACATACAAGTTCTGTTCATAGACAGTCCTCTTGTATTTTGTGCTATGAAGTAGCCTCTCCCAAGTCTTATAAGTATAACAAAGACAATAAGAAAAAGAGGGAAATCAGAAGAAGCGATCAGAAATCCCTGTTATTAACAAAGGAACTCAGTTCTCCTAGCAGGTTAAATTCGCATCAAGTCAATCAGTCTCGAACTCATTCAGTTCCAACAACGGCAATAGATCAATTGACCAGAATGGATTATGTTTTCGTTTTGATACCTAAACAAGAAACACATCCTGTCAATTTAAGAATGCAATTTGGTAGtaattatactgaatgtccttGCAAACCACGTGCGtttattataaatgtaacaCAAAGGCTAGAAAAACATGTAAGCATATCCGATTGGTGGCGAGGTAATGATGTGCATAAATGGGAATTGTGCGCATGTATAAcattttgtaaagataaatcgGAAGGATTTCAAACGGAACACCATGACAGATACAAAGTTTGTCTTAATATGGTatcaaaaaataatgtttgtaaaaTTCTGACGTTATTTGACAACTGCCAAGAGAGTATTTCAGAGATAGTGCAAAGAGCAATTAATTATATAGACATGTTATCAGGATCTGATTTTATTGAGAAAGAGcaagatttaaaacaaacatcgaaggatcaaaacttcaaaattctaaatatgtttttaaaagttgacGTTAAAACACACTCGATTTCTGCTCAGTCTCTCTTTATGGATATATTTCAATCAACAGTTCTTGAAACTGGAATCTTGTTGAATAAAAGTCTCACACTAAGTGAAGAATGTGAAATTTGTTACGATTTAATATCACATGAACGAAAACCTGGTACAATGCTTGAGGCATGTAAACACATGTATTGTAACGACTGTTGGACTGAATATATCAAACATCGAATGCAATTGGCCTCCGTAAACATATCCTGTCCAGGTCATGGATGTCAAGAAATAGTTCCTGATTCAGTCCTGTTGATATTTTCTAACATAACTGACGTCATTTTTCTGAAACGAAGACGACACGAGCTATTTCTGACCTCAACTGGTCAGACAAAGTGGTGTCCAAACCGAAAATGTAATCAggtaattacagtggaaaacACAGATGAAGCAACAAGTATTGCATGTCAGTGCGGAATTAAGATTTGtttcaaatgtttcaaaaatgctCATTGGCCGTTGTCTTGTGAGTACTTGCCCATTTACCAAAAGCGTCTTAAACAAGGACTATGTTCTAACATGAACGTACCCCAAATACCGGAGAAAAAggaaaacagaaaacagaacTGTCCagaatgcaatattttaattgaaaaggAAGGATTTGGAATTTATATGACATGTATTTGTGGAACCGTGTTTTGTTGGGGCTGCTTAAATACATACACAAAGCACACTTTTTCCAAAAGATGTACTGAGAACCCGAAGAATGACACCAGTAATTCAAAATTCTATTCCAAATATATCTCGTGCAATCAAACCCGTTCTTTGGTTAAGgaaaactttttatattttaaaatggcACTGTCTCATCGTAGCGTTTCAAAGGACCGtcaaaatcaattgaaaatcaaatcaaatgttcGACAAATTTTGAACCAAAGTAAAAATATACCACAGAAAAGATGCTCTTTGTACTTAAATATGATATCACGATTCGAAGTAGCAGATGACAGAACTATTTCTTCTCGAAAGCACAAAGTAGAAGAAAAGATTGCTGGTGCATTGTGGGAATTGTCTAATGTATTTACAGATTTCCACCACATCGCtgaatatagttttattttactcGAAGAGTTGAGTCAGTGCTCCTTGCATAAACCTATTATTCACGTACCTACTCATATTAATCAGCTGAGTTTGTTCGCTGAAAACATTGCTCTCCTTGTTCGAACGTCTGATGATTTAATCGACTATCGATTATTAATTGAGTCGTTATTGACGCTTGAAAAACAATGTCAGAATGAAATGAGACAATTTATACAggttataaataaacttaaatag